One Vicia villosa cultivar HV-30 ecotype Madison, WI linkage group LG5, Vvil1.0, whole genome shotgun sequence genomic window, AAACTTCAGACTCGGAGAAACCAATAATGCTTATATAATCTTTCAAGCAAATTACGAATATATTATTTCTAGTGGCAAAGCAAAATTTCTTACAAAATAATCATAATGGTTAATCATAAAATGAATGGTTATGCATAAAAAATCATCCCACTTCATGCCCACGTTTTTATAACTACAAAAAACCTGGTAGCATAGGTATCAAATAGAAAGAAGAAGGCAAAGCAGGGGATCTTAACAAATAACTTAATAAAAAGGATTaagcaaattaaatattacaaGTAAAAATAACTAAAAACAGTATGTAGATTGATCTAGCTGGACATCTTCACTTTATCACCAGATTGTAGAGCTTGAGATGCGAAAAACCTCACATCAACATATGGATCCTCGATACATGACATGGACGGATGGCACTCTCCACAATAATTGTTCAAATGTCATTTAGTTGTGAGACAATAAAAGAATGTTGCTTCCTTAGAGAGTAAACTTCTACTTCTAATTTCCATTAAATAATTATGCTTTCAACAAACAAAAGTCTGCTGACAAGTTTGAAATTCATTTTGGAGAGAAGAATTTAACAAACCATAGATCAAAGCAGCATAAAATGAATTAAATCAAGATCTCAATTATATAAAACAATCAAATATGTTGACAGAATATTTTAGCATACATGGAAAGTGCGTTAAAGATGTGATATTAAAAGGAAATTTTTCCTTAACTTTATCTTTCGGCTTAGCCTTCAACGCTTTCACCTCTACAGTTGACTTAATTTCTCTTAGGTTTTGGTTTTGCAAGTGAAATTTTGAATAAACCTTTAACCTCGGTGATCTTTCCAGAAGCTGTTCGTGCTTCTCTTCGATGAATTTTGCAATCACGTATTGGCTTGAACCTGTCTTCTCCTTTAGTAACACAATTGCATCTTTAATCACCCGCAATTCAATCAAACAAATCAGATTCAATATAAACTACAAGTTGTAACACAAAATGCaagaattataaataattaaatggaaATTAAATCGAACATTCGAGTAGGTAGGCTGAGAAGAAGAGCTTTGTGGTTTGGAAGCGTTCTTGGTTTTCTCTGTTTGAGCCTTTGGTTCTTCTTTCTCCGAGGCTGAAGTTTGTTGAGCTAAGAAACAATTATAACACTCATAACAAAGAATGCTcataaggtgtttgatgaaatgcacGAGAGAATGTAGGTATTAAGGGAGGTTTGTAACCCCCTCAATTTAACTAGTTTTTTTTACTTCTAAATTTAAGTGATGTGGCGTGTCACATGGCGTGCCACGCCAGCTTCCGCTAGAGCAAATAGACAGCAGGGAtcaaaattagagacaaaaaactttaggaggaccattctttaaagaaaaattttagagggactaaaactgaaagttgagatatttatagggaccacaaacatatttaacccttatttttaatagtatattttttagAGGTTAAAGGTAGTACACTGACAGTCTAAAATAATTTTACCCTATTATTCAATTGGGATTCATCAATCACCCAtgtcatataaattttttaaaaataatagtgtGACTTGGCACTTAACATGACCGTCATTGGTTGACAATGTAAAATGTCAGTGTATATcctattttctctattttttattcatattttttaatcattactttaacataattatttactatttataatatCATTGTGCGGCCCGCCGTCCTCTAAAtagatttgatatatttttataaacataaaaaaaatttactattgatacaATTATTGTTATAAACTGTAAtaagatataaatatttttataaacgggaaaaagtcaactgatgatacaattattttcataaacaggaataaattacaaatatttttataaacagaaaaaagtcaactgttgatacaattatttaacgagttaatttttttaaaacttacacaaattattaataaattagaaatgcccaaattattttataatttaaaaaaaaaaatagttaaataaactttttatgtatattatcaataattatttataGTAGGAATAATTAACATATTTCAGTTTTTAATGGAATATGTTTTTTAATTGAACTCTTTATGGCATATTTTGTAGTATTCTCCTGATTAAATTTAAGCTGGTTCCAAAATTTCGCAAGTATTGTAATCGGCATCATAAATTAAGAAGGCACGCACGCAATAAGAAAAAACAATTACCACACTTATTTGAAATATCAAATATTCAAATCTCCTCATGTGAAGTGTGATCCTTATATAAGCAAGCATATTCTGATCgttttcaaaatcaaactttagTGTTAAtcaaaacctaaaataaaatacttatcTCCTTTTATAAATAAAGTCCATGTTTTTCTATATATAGAAAACAGATAAACTTTTAGGAATctttaatctttaaaaaaaacaaaagttaaAGTCTATATAGGGTTGCctcataaaagaaaaaaaatctaaataaggTAGTACTACAACATCCCTAAGAAATTCTTAAAACAgtaatatttttcttaattatcatATTTAACACTAATTtagttaataatcaattatttcttATCACATGAACTATACACTAACCTCAGTTCTTTTACCGATCAACATCAAAGGAGGAATAAATAATGCTTTAGAAACCAAACACATcatagaaaaaaaagaaacaaataaactTTATTCATATATTGAAGCTAGAAACATTTCATAGTCGAGAGACTCCAGACACAAACTCCaccatatataaatattttttttacttaaaaaaaactaACATGAGAATTAGTCATTTACACTAATTAAGGAGTttcttataataaaatttaaaaaaaaaaaaagtaaattaatttcataataatGCAAActgttttattaaatttatgtagtgatcttcttcttctcattCTTCTTCCAACCCAAAGCTTGTTTAATCTTCCCCATAGCTTTCTTAATGATCCCTTTCCCACCGTTGGATCTcttttctttcacttgtttctccACCTCCAACTCTTCAACAAAACCCTCCAACGAAGCACCACATTCTAGAAAATTCTTATACATACTCGCATAAGCATTTCGTAACAACTTCTTAGAACACTCCGTAACTTTTATAACCGCCGTGTTGTTACTGTTATCATTGTTATTGCTGTTGTAACCGTAATACCCTACCCTCACGCGCCCATTCGCGTACGCCTTACACGCGGCGAGTAGCACACACCCTCGCTCACGGAAATGTTCCTTAACAAACTCCTCAAAATTTCTCGGCGGTTTCCGAATGAGACAAACAACGGAGAAACACGTGAGAACGAAAGCGTCGCCGTTGTAGGCACGTGACTTCGATTCGAAAAGCGAACGACCCAAAACACGGTAACCAGGTTCGTTATAAAGCGGCTTCTCATTAAGAACCAGCGCCTGAATAGAAACTAAAACCTGAAGAAGCGTCGAAGTAGCTGGGTCCCACCTCTCGCATTTTTTACCGCTCCACGTGTTCAGAAGACTCAAACAAACGTAACCGTTAGAGTACAGATTCGGGTTGAGTCCATACCCGAATGAGATGTAATGGATCTTTGGTGGTCTGTTAGGGTAATCTTCCGGGAATGCGATGTCGAAGAAGAAGAGACCGTCGTGGTAAGGTGTACCGGCGGCGCCGATGATGACGGCGCGGAGTAAATCGATGCGGCGTTCGTAGGCTTTTACGTGGATGGAATCGGGGAGGTTTTTTTCGAGGATTTTCCACTCTTTCATGATGCGTTTGTAGACGGCGCTCTTTGTGTCTCGGAAGCAGTTTCCGCCGATGTTGTGGTGGTGGAAGTGGTGATCGGAATCGTCGGAAACCAAGTCGAATGTgcttttcttttccatcttctcCTCTTGTTTCAGTGTGAATGAATAATAAGTGCTATATAGTGTGTTAATAATTGTTGTGTTTATGATGAGagctaataataaaataaaaagggtcgtatatttatatattgagtATAGTTTTTGTTACGGTGATTCGAAAAGATAGGTTAAGTTAAACTTTGGCGACTATTATGGGTTGACTAACCAATCAGATTCAACCTTTTAATTTGTATTcagatttatttttcttatacggAATATTCAGATttaattttaactaattaaattgatttagttTTTTCAAGTAGAACAAAAtcgatcaaatcaaatttcatatGAGAACCAAACCAGTGCACGGGTCGATTGGAGATATTTTTACCACTCAAATCTaaattttcaaataatttatCTTCTCTGCCCTAAACTTCAATGGAGATAGAAAATAAAATCCAAACTCGTCTTAAACGGTTTGGGTAATTTTGCTTGCCttcatttatttaataaaagtaTTTATATTATTAAGAATCTAATTAcattacaaataataaaataatttaatctcaaaaaatttcatattcatatacatattttaaatcataaatataaattaaaatattaaaatattaactacatatttaatattttaaattaataaaatcaaataataaaattaaataataaaataaacgagACGGATTTAGAATAGATACTTAATATTTCTATTACCCACATGTCATTATATTTTTAATGGAAAGAATCTAAACTTAAATCTAAATTCAATCAAAGcgagttttttttttgtcaaatttgAGGCTATTATTTGGATTTCATGAAAAAATTGCTATAACAAAACCAAAAAAGCtcttattttttgattttatttttttactaaatcTAATTTAAGCTCTCTTATTCTTCCTCACATAAAACTGATTACCAGACAAcattgcaatttttttaaaaagagaaaaggggtgatcaATGCCCtgacaatataaattaattttacattatAATCAATCACGATTATGTATTTGGCCATATCacgcttttattttaaatttttttgtttgtcAAATTTGAGGCTATTTGGATTTCATGAAAAAGTTTAC contains:
- the LOC131607658 gene encoding putative ubiquitin-conjugating enzyme E2 39; this translates as MEKKSTFDLVSDDSDHHFHHHNIGGNCFRDTKSAVYKRIMKEWKILEKNLPDSIHVKAYERRIDLLRAVIIGAAGTPYHDGLFFFDIAFPEDYPNRPPKIHYISFGYGLNPNLYSNGYVCLSLLNTWSGKKCERWDPATSTLLQVLVSIQALVLNEKPLYNEPGYRVLGRSLFESKSRAYNGDAFVLTCFSVVCLIRKPPRNFEEFVKEHFRERGCVLLAACKAYANGRVRVGYYGYNSNNNDNSNNTAVIKVTECSKKLLRNAYASMYKNFLECGASLEGFVEELEVEKQVKEKRSNGGKGIIKKAMGKIKQALGWKKNEKKKITT